In the Helicoverpa armigera isolate CAAS_96S chromosome 15, ASM3070526v1, whole genome shotgun sequence genome, one interval contains:
- the LOC110370535 gene encoding mitotic spindle assembly checkpoint protein MAD1 — protein MAKEGDMSLFNDVLEPFRRVINTDPPKDKLSSATKLNFSDSNQSLKEGLTNLLSLGKRKSSIGMNDVCTPEKRMRTDSSSTPTAPPSPWEAKRLKIDLIAAKAQIAKLESRINQSHTIRKEMQILFEEEKGSLMEQHKRDERALSDMEDRLQLIRRREQELKDEYNEAVKEHKEHKAHWDKEKAELHKQIADLRDKLLECNVSSKDQLSEMKKDMDELLQALEGAQSEVEMLKTEVAKQTSRAEQCTTLRNQLEKQSFELQSVTNKLKELEYERDSYKDWQQQAKTAQKRLTNMAELEKEVARLRAQERSLRDSACNKLLLEEQVHVLQSRVDALQPVQNDLHEAKVKLASLESQLEEWKAAARTHGVENARALTSALDSALNSQLNATAASSQAHSQLAQLTEEVESVKFERDKATGKLNELVTVRKNQESLIHRLQKRLLLVTRERDSYRQQLDCYEKELTVSLCGEAGAGGAALLAARVEQLEKALQAYRDLLAAHDQPQHVRLVETLRAESSKWREEAETLKRDVAKLRAQRDTLHANLERIGAQAQTKVLHLTNNPAAEAHKQMQVDLEAAQEEIKRLKAALRDGGTSRACPEEMQQLRQQLESSRIKLKRLKEEFTSSAQEYRDVCYMLLGYKIDRTGHKNYRISNMYAESSEEYLTFTLDDDGIEMVHTDYSATLGELVELHLHQHRSIPLFLSALTMDLFTRTTMQQVQ, from the exons ATGGCTAAGGAAGGAGATATGTCGCTGTTCAATGACGTCTTAGAGCCGTTCAGGCGAGTAATAAATACGGACCCGCCGAAAGACAAATTGTCGTCGGCGACGAAATTGAATTTTTCTGATAGTAACCAGTCTCTGAAAGaag GGCTCACTAACCTATTGTCCCTTGGTAAACGAAAGTCTAGCATTGGCATGAACGATGTCTGTACACCCGAGAAACGTATGCGGACGGACTCATCATCCACGCCGACTGCGCCGCCCTCGCCTTGGGAGGCCAAGCGGCTGAAAATTGATCTAATAGCCGCAAAGGCCCAG atagcAAAACTGGAGTCTCGCATAAACCAATCACACACCATTCGTAAGGAGATGCAGATTCTATTTGAGGAGGAGAAAGGCTCACTAATGGAGCAACACAAGAGAGACGAGAGAGCTCTCTCTGACATGGAGGACAGGCTGCAACTCATACGGAGGAGAGAACAGGAACTGAAGGATGAGTATAATGAG GCTGTGAAAGAACACAAAGAGCACAAAGCGCACTGGGACAAAGAGAAGGCAGAGTTACATAAGCAGATAGCTGACCTGAGAGACAAGCTGTTGGAGTGTAATGTCAGCAGCAAGGACCAGCTGTCTGAGATGAAAAAGGATATGGATGAGCTGCTGCAG GCTTTAGAAGGAGCTCAGTCAGAAGTAGAAATGTTGAAGACCGAGGTAGCCAAACAGACCAGCAGGGCAGAACAGTGTACAACCCTGAGGAATCAGTTGGAGAAGCAGAGCTTTGAGCTGCAGAGTGTCACCAACAAGCTGAAGGAGTTGGAGTATGAGAGAGACTCTTACAAAGACTGGCAACAACAGGCTAAG aCTGCACAAAAACGCTTAACAAATATGGCGGAGCTAGAGAAGGAAGTCGCTCGGCTGCGCGCACAAGAGAGATCGCTTAGAGACTCGGCTTGTAACAAGCTGTTGTTGGAGGAACAAGTCCATGTGTTGCAGTCCAGGGTCGATGCTCTGCAGCCGGTGCAGAACGACTTGCATGAAGCCAAG GTGAAACTAGCGTCCCTAGAATCCCAGCTAGAGGAATGGAAGGCGGCAGCACGTACGCACGGCGTGGAAAACGCGCGGGCGTTGACCAGTGCTTTAGACTCGGCACTCAACAGCCAGCTCAATGCCACCGCCGCGTCATCACAAGCTCACTCTCAGCTAGCACAACTTACTGAG GAAGTGGAATCAGTGAAGTTCGAGCGCGACAAGGCGACGGGCAAGCTGAACGAGCTGGTCACTGTGCGCAAGAACCAGGAGAGTCTCATACATCGCCTGCAGAAGCGGCTGCTGCTCGTCACTCGCGAGAGAGACAGTTACAG ACAGCAGCTGGACTGCTACGAGAAGGAGCTGACGGTGTCGCTGTgcggcgaggcgggcgcgggcggcgccgcgCTGCTGGCGGCGCGAGTGGAGCAGCTGGAGAAGGCGCTGCAGGCCTACCGCGACCTGCTGGCGGCCCACGACCAGCCGCAGCATGTCAGGC TGGTAGAAACTTTACGCGCGGAATCAAGTAAATGGCGTGAGGAAGCAGAGACGCTGAAGCGCGACGTGGCCAAGCTGCGCGCGCAGAGAGACACGCTGCACGCTAACCTTGAACGTATCGGGGCTCAGGCGCAGACCAAG GTGCTGCATTTAACGAACAACCCAGCAGCGGAAGCTCACAAACAAATGCAAGTAGACCTGGAAGCTGCTCAAGAAGAG ATAAAAAGGCTAAAAGCAGCGTTGAGAGATGGCGGCACGTCCCGCGCCTGCCCAGAGGAAATGCAACAATTACGACAACAGTTGGAGAGTAGCCGTATTAAActtaaaag ATTGAAAGAAGAATTCACTTCCTCCGCTCAAGAGTATAGAGACGTATGTTATATGTTATTAGGTTATAAAATTGATAGAACAGGACATAAGAATTACAG aatatcaAACATGTACGCAGAATCTTCCGAGGAGTACCTAACGTTCACACTAGACGACGACGGCATAGAGATGGTCCATACCGATTATTCGGCGACTTTAGGCGAGTTAGTCGAGTTGCACCTACATCAGCACCGCTCTATTCCCCTGTTCTTAAGTGCTCTCACTATGGACCTGTTTACACGGACTACTATGCAGcaagttcaataa
- the LOC110370635 gene encoding LOW QUALITY PROTEIN: protein arginine N-methyltransferase 6 (The sequence of the model RefSeq protein was modified relative to this genomic sequence to represent the inferred CDS: inserted 3 bases in 2 codons), whose protein sequence is MDVDNADQYFASYENLDVHKLMLEDEPRTLAYRKAILDNKAXFKDKIVMDVGCGTGILSIFCAQAGAKKVYAVEASNLAILAKXIVEENKFEDVIEVLHKRVEEVILPNYLKVDAIVSEWMGFYLLHEGMLDSVLYAKEWFLKDDGEIFPESAIIYVAPCSVPSLYDNWNNFHGVSMKSFAKELRATKGSKPEILNVRPEDLMGPEVAFCWVNLKDEEPLELNNYTLQHVVGASKNGNYQGLCIWFECNFPQLADSAGDSRTVLDTSPQSPATHWKQTVIVLPEQHQVEQGEPIAFQLDMNRAHSKSRRYNLQLTMLDPETEEHPLPCTCHMTKCILTKAYMEQHAEQAKIDRIAVYESPKRYSTVLTDEDIIDEGD, encoded by the exons ATGGACGTGGATAATGCCGACCAATATTTTGCGAGTTATGAAAATCTGGAT gtGCATAAGCTTATGCTTGAAGATGAACCCAGAACACTTGCATACAGAAAAGCGATTTTGGATAACAAAGC TTTTAAAGACAAAATCGTAATGGATGTTGGATGTGGTACTGGAATATTATCCATATTCTGTGCTCAAGCTGGTGCCAAAAAAGTTTATGCAGTTGAAGCTAGTAACTTGGCCATTCTAGCAA AAATTGTTGAGGAAAACAAGTTTGAAGATGTTATAGAG GTTCTCCACAAAAGAGTTGAGGAAGTAATACTACCAAACTACCTGAAGGTAGATGCCATAGTATCAGAGTGGATGGGCTTCTATTTACTGCACGAGGGCATGTTGGACTCTGTCCTGTATGCTAAGGAGTGGTTCTTGAAAGACGATGGAGAAATATTCCCAGAAAGCGCTATTATTTATGTTGCTccatgtag CGTTCCATCATTATATGATAACTGGAACAATTTTCATGGAGTATCAATGAAATCATTTGCCAAAGAGCTCAGAGCCACTAAAGGGAGCAAGCCAGAAATACTTAATGTAAGACCAGAGGACTTGATGGGGCCTGAGGTGGCATTCTGCTGGGTCAATCTGAAGGATGAGGAGCCTCTGGAACTTAATAATTATACCTTGCAACATGTTGTTG GTGCGAGCAAAAATGGTAACTACCAAGGCCTCTGCATATGGTTCGAGTGCAATTTCCCACAGCTTGCTGACAGTGCAGGAGACAGTCGCACAGTTCTGGACACAAGTCCACAGAGCCCGGCTACACATTGGAAACAAACCGTCATAGTGTTGCCGGAACAACACCAGGTGGAGCAAGGAGAACCTATTGCTTTCCAGTTGGATATGAATCGAGCTCATTCTAAAAGCAGAAG GTACAATCTACAGTTAACGATGCTTGATCCAGAAACTGAAGAGCATCCGTTACCATGCACATGCCACATGACAAAATGCATATTAACCAAGGCCTACATGGAGCAGCATGCTGAACAAGCTAAAATTGACAGAATAGCAGTATACGAAAGTCCAAAAAGATATTCCACTGTACTAACAGATGAAGATATAATTGATGAGGGTGATTAA
- the LOC110370632 gene encoding gamma-tubulin complex component 4 homolog, translated as MIHDALLILWDCSHIPAGQENEVVPYANHGDSEIFARINDVAKNHHKIQSFIEATGFRSRKSNAGVKVCGLYSQALSEGFSEVLQSYKQNLMEVESLVIGNHNYTLSFVYSYVEKFRGLFNTLNKIITTIEHRRLIGCQILSLLHQYILNGNERVHEAIVRIFSCVNKVFINQLCTWLLYGELKDPYQEFFILHNQSQNSSDTFLSSPSTTNTCDKSLVSALQDTTLECGYTLNPSMIPYFVPLSLAQEILFIGKTIILFGFDPKKVKKNSSFTASRTLLPLQKCGVESRRFTIWEEKEAEFHEKLQKLKNPEVFEVCNLRGVIREIKECVTKHLWTVAVEEAQLIHELRLMKDFYLLGRGELFLELLRLTAHMLDKPTARTSTRDMNHAFQLAARAVFLSNSADIEKFSFELPYVKPNISNNTTFEDDSTTVADGWSSIILKYDFKWPLHLLFTPEVLARYNDMFRLLLRIKKTQHDLHALWKTYKQSTSFSMCQLHNKLMFLMDNLQHYMQADVLETNFSRLMDAVQKTNDFEKLKKSHANFLADILSQSFLTVTSSGDSDCSGDTSDALNNPVFCNIMELLKLCHSFCGMNDSVADKEAEDYYIKGYSDRFSKLVKQLMQLLVSLRDRPCGVYLARLLMRLDYNRWLSGEAQLTQSVTNMLRY; from the exons atgaTCCACGACGCGCTATTAATACTTTGGGACTGTTCCCATATTCCGGCAGGACAAGAG aacgaAGTAGTGCCATACGCTAATCATGGCGATTCAGAAATATTTGCTAGGATTAATGATGTTGCTAAGAATCACCACAAAATCCAATCTTTCATTGAAGCTACGGGGTTTCGTTCCAGAAAGAGTAATGCAG GTGTGAAGGTGTGTGGTTTGTACTCACAAGCTTTGAGTGAGGGTTTCTCTGAAGTACTACAGTCTTACAAACAAAACCTTATGGAGGTGGAGAGCCTAGTTATAGGCAACCATAACTACACACTGTCATTTGTATACAGTTATGTGGAAAAGTTTAGAGGGCTCTTCAACACTttgaacaaaattattactACAATTGAACATCGGAGACTGATTGGATGTCAGATATTGAGTTTATTGCATCAGTATATATTGAACGGCAATGAAAGGGTGCATGAAGCTATTGtaag GATATTCTCATGTGTCAACAAAGTGTTTATAAACCAGTTGTGCACATGGCTCCTATATGGTGAACTGAAGGATCCATACCAAGAGTTCTTTATACTGCACAATCAGTCTCAGAACAGTTCCGACACATTCCTGTCTTCACCCTCCACAACTAATACTTGTGATAAATCACTGGTTTCCGCT CTACAAGACACAACTCTAGAATGTGGTTACACACTAAATCCAAGCATGATACCATACTTTGTGCCACTCTCGCTTGCACAAGAGATATTGTTTATAGGCAAAACAATCATCCTATTTGGTTTTGACCCCAAGAAGGTCAAGAAAAATAGTTCCTTCACTGCCAGCAGGACTTTATTGCCTCTACAAAAGTGTGGAGTTGAATCTAGAAG GTTCACGATTTGGGAGGAAAAAGAAGCTGAGTTCCATGAGAAGttacaaaaactgaaaaatccTGAAGTTTTTGAGGTGTGCAACCTCAGAGGAGTTATCAGGGAAATTAAAGAATGTGTTACTAAG CATCTCTGGACAGTAGCAGTTGAAGAGGCACAGTTGATCCACGAGTTGAGATTGATGAAAGACTTCTACTTGCTTGGTCGAGGTGAACTCTTCTTAGAGCTATTAAGGCTTACTGCTCACATGCTCGATAAGCCTACTGCCAGGACATCTACAAGAG ATATGAATCACGCCTTCCAGTTAGCCGCAAGAGCAGTATTTCTAAGTAACAGTGCTGACATAGAAAAGTTCAGCTTCGAGTTGCCTTATGTGAAGCCAAATATATCGAATAACACCACTTTTGAAGATGATAGTACTACTG TAGCGGATGGTTGGTCCAGCATAATCCTGAAATATGACTTCAAATGGCCACTACATCTGTTGTTCACGCCTGAAGTACTAGCGAGATATAACGATATGTTCCGACTGTTGCTGAGGATTAAGAAGACGCAGCACGACCTACATGCGCTGTGGAAGACTTATAAACAGTCTACTAG TTTCTCAATGTGCCAATTACACAACAAACTAATGTTCCTGATGGACAACCTACAACATTACATGCAAGCCGACGTGCTCGAGACCAACTTCTCCCGTCTCATGGACGCTGTGCAGAAGACCAATGACTTTGAGAAGCTAAAGAAGTCACACGCCAACTTCTTAGCTGATATACTGAGCCAGTCGTTCTTGACTGTTACTTCG TCTGGCGATAGCGACTGTTCAGGCGACACGTCGGACGCGCTAAACAACCCGGTGTTCTGCAATATAATGGAACTGCTCAAGCTTTGCCACTCCTTCTGCGGGATGAACGACAGTGTCGCCGATAAAGAAGCTGAAGATTACTATATCAAGGGCTATTCTGATCG GTTCAGCAAGTTAGTGAAGCAACTGATGCAGCTGCTCGTATCATTACGTGATCGTCCCTGTGGGGTGTACCTCGCGCGGTTGCTTATGAGACTCGACTACAATCGCTGGTTAAGCGGCGAAGCGCAGTTAACACAATCCGTCACTAACATGCTACGATATTGA
- the LOC110370631 gene encoding uncharacterized protein LOC110370631, whose protein sequence is MAEACRFGNHNIESKSSNSQDENFCIVHVICVFISLVTILADLTTDVIVFAEYCKDGHLYWGFGTLIFIVTPNILINIFSIRWFVTDQKSSLRHWITHICLVGLLERYIIFLRKVFVCKNLESIKTHKLISQRNDLSLLHFLYIFIGTVPQIILQTYAVVTLDDNYYTKVFALAASIASVIWGCATYIYSITAFSNENFSWNSLLLKLIWHFGMLIGRIPGILLFAIIFGIWTLIPLGLHWFAMTFWIVVQKTTFCPNKLEETLYNVVMGFVYCFCYINLREGHTRYRLMLFYTLMISQNFGSLFIYVLISDAERQKKPWSIAAAICILFGTIVGILSMILYYRYFHSTGPISWKSDDIELNNKVDMQESNNKKGGSLNHVRSFKSAKKNEETEATSSKDTTTEQAQKQESENADKKFLLEHWIARSGSPTFTSAPIGNSSLEASSIEFYTVENTPQLVLQDDEYKPKNNKKRAICSPTELTLKLNSMENLESSIDEITSSNLNLHKRRGICSSDALRDDLTNINLEVCNLVNEEFMKMLKTDSSEISHDTDGSNKKTSSDSIDMDLDLSFSDINSSDINTFNENIVQKLCLSALKNIKVGNQDADIENIQRIALDILKEMYAKKDKNKNGIGTDLFPSKPRELDTPTEILSVHDYENICAVNIAREAWGLRSWNGYSDIENWLHDGSVVRDRRRDTLTSGSSEISSCISQDLKNAILAAPPFPKKPHTYSNVFVKFDRTNQDDYANTLVSHDDTFLAKPCMTDISKDPNHLEPIMEELDDLGDIDPSNKKRLNSESSLVATIDEIRKSTVTNSPRNLYHRREHLWDSPQFNTSTKIDLKQALWKEPSKFDPSNIMESLPEKENCMNMVDRSKFGMIKKELNVSNVSSTSTDLHGGENASVYNKNTRRRQKTNSSNIKLQSKKINIKPEQNQHDLSNKDIDFLWQLVSESSAPNNSNEDCSSNKISTSLQSLIQKDATMPVVNTSTSKLSNVKKGARSRPRRKFSILRERFEPRINLNSDEEILYRSCEINQPQSDSSVIHVKNQFDPEQGGRTVPRKQNYDNLSFETSESLPNAAVGCDLVMSKNIKEKRSLFMKQVLSPPKFNTKLRHKV, encoded by the exons ATGGCGGAGGCTTGTAGATTTGGGAACCATAACATAGAAAGTAAATCATCAAACAGTCAAGATGAAAACTTTTGTATCGTCCatgttatttgtgtatttatatCACTTGTAACGATCTTAGCAGATTTAACGACAG ATGTAATAGTTTTTGCTGAATATTGTAAGGATGGACATCTTTATTGGGGGTTTGgtacattgatttttattgttactccgaatattctaataaatatattttcgataAGGTGGTTTGTTACTGATCAAAAATCAAGTCTGCGTCATTGGATTACCCATATATGTCTCGTTGGTTTATTAGAAAG ATACATCATATTCTTGCGCAAAGTGTTCGTCTGCAAAAACTTAGAATCTATAAAAACTCACAAATTAATTTCCCAGAGAAATGATCTAAGTTTGTTacactttttatatatttttatagggaCTGTGCcacaaataattttgcaaacttATGCAGTTGTTACTTTAgatgataattattatacaaaag tgtttGCTCTAGCAGCGTCAATTGCCTCTGTTATATGGGGTTGTGCAACATACATTTACAGTATTACAGcattttcaaatgaaaatttcAGTTGgaattcattattattgaagTTGATATGGCATTTCGGGATGTTAATCGGAAGAATACcaggaattttattatttgctataATTTTTGGAATATGGACGTTAATACCATTAG GTTTGCACTGGTTTGCAATGACATTCTGGATTGTTGTCCAGAAAACTACTTTCTGTCCAAATAAGTTAGAAGAAACCCTATACAACGTCGTCATGGGCTTTGTGTATTGCTTCTGCTATATAAATTTGAGGGAAGGACATACAAGATATCGTTTGATGTTGTTTTATACATTGATGATATCACAAAATTTTGGAAGCctatttatatatgtacttatttctGATGCTGAACGACAAAAGAAGCCATGGTCCATTGCTGCcgcaatatgtattttatttggaaCAATCGTTG gcATTCTTTCAATGATATTATACTACAGATACTTCCATTCTACTGGACCTATTTCATGGAAAAGCGATGACAtagaactaaataataaagtagACATGCAagaatcaaataataaaaaaggagGCAGCCTAAACCACGTGAGGTCATTCAAAAGTGCAAAAAAGAATGAGGAAACTGAAGCAACTTCCAG taaagaTACAACAACGGAACAAGCTCAGAAGCAAGAAAGTGAAAATGcagataaaaagtttttattagaaCATTGGATAGCTAGATCTGGTTCACCCACATTTACATCAGCACCTATAGGAAATAGCAGCTTAGAGGCTTCTAGTATAGAATTTTATACTGTGGAAAATACACCACAATTGGTATTGCAAGATGATGAATACAaacctaaaaacaacaagaaaagaGCTATTTGCTCCCCAACTGAGTTAActctaaaattaaattccatGGAGAATTTAGAAAGCTCAATAGATGAAATAACTTCGAGCAATTTAAACTTGCACAAGAGAAGAGGAATATGTTCCTCAGACGCATTGCGAGATGACTTAACCAATATTAATTTGGAGGTTTGTAATTTAGTTAATGAAGAATTCATGAAGATGTTGAAGACTGACAGCTCAGAAATAAGCCATGATACAGACGGTTCAAATAAAAAGACATCTTCGGACTCTATTGATATGGATTTAGATTTAAGTTTCAGCGATATAAATAGCTCCGACATAAACACTTTTAACGAAAATATTGTGCAAAAGCTATGTTTGAGTGCACTTAAGAATATAAAAGTTGGAAATCAAGATGCAGATATCGAAAACATTCAAAGAATAGCGTTGGATATTCTTAAAGAAATGTACGCCAAAAAGGACAAAAATAAGAATGGAATAGGTACAGATTTATTTCCATCTAAACCACGTGAGTTAGATACACCTACAGAGATTTTATCAGTTCATGATTATGAAAATATCTGCGCTGTAAATATTGCTAGAGAAGCTTGGGGCTTAAGATCTTGGAATGGATATTCTGACATAGAAAACTGGCTCCACGATGGAAGCGTGGTAAGAGACAGAAGACGAGATACTTTAACTTCAGGAAGTTCTGAAATAAGTAGCTGTATTTCACAAGATCTTAAGAACGCTATTTTAGCCGCACCACCGTTTCCTAAAAAACCACATACTTATTCAAACGTATTTGTCAAATTCGATAGGACGAATCAGGACGATTATGCGAATACGTTAGTTTCGCATGATGATACCTTCTTAGCAAAGCCGTGCATGACTGATATTAGCAAAGATCCAAATCACTTAGAACCAATAATGGAAGAATTAGACGATCTAGGTGATATCGATCCTTCAAACAAAAAGAGATTGAATTCAGAAAGTTCTTTAGTTGCAACTATTGATGAAATTCGTAAATCTACAGTAACAAATTCTCCAAGAAATTTATATCATAGGAGAGAACATTTGTGGGATTCACCACAATTCAATACATCCACAAAAATTGATTTGAAACAAGCATTGTGGAAAGAACCTTCAAAGTTTGATCCAAGCAATATAATGGAATCTCTGCCAGAAAAGGAAAATTGTATGAACATGGTCGACAGATCAAAGTTTGGCATGATCAAAAAAGAGCTGAATGTTTCAAATGTATCATCAACATCAACAGATTTACATGGAGGAGAAAATGCTtctgtttacaataaaaatacaagacGTCGTCAAAAAACGAATTCAAGTAATATCAAGCTACAAAGCAAGAAAATCAACATTAAGCCTGAACAAAACCAACACGATTTGTCCAATAAAGATATTGACTTTTTATGGCAGCTGGTTTCAGAAAGTTCTGCACCTAATAATTCTAATGAAGATTGTTCttctaataaaatatcaacatctTTGCAGTCGTTGATACAAAAAGATGCCACGATGCCGGTAGTTAATACATCAACTTCGAAATTATCCAATGTAAAGAAGGGAGCGAGAAGTCGACCACGACgaaaattttccattttaagAGAAAGGTTTGAGCCTAGGATCAATTTAAATTCTGATGAGGAAATTTTATATCGCTCATGCGAAATTAATCAGCCTCAATCAGATTCCAGCGTAATTCATGTTAAAAACCAATTTGACCCAGAACAAGGAGGAAGGACAGTGccaagaaaacaaaattatgataatttatcttttgaaaCTAGTGAAAGTCTTCCAAATGCAGCTGTAGGCTGCGATTTAGTTATGTCAAAAAACATTAAAGAAAAACGATCTTTATTCATGAAACAAGTTTTAAGCCCACCAAAATTTAATACTAAATTACGACATAAAGTGTAG
- the LOC110370633 gene encoding lipoma-preferred partner homolog, with protein sequence MSRLDNIDALEKQLAELQMAKDLNTSGKVKKVPPAVPPKKKAQPQVPHSAVVSAICEPSYSSMIMPPTNNNTMYSSSNTLPSNTRPHIHKDYANVNQLNLSTFNHAYRQNLPLPSKAYNATYSNIHPYRSNDNLPPVPPPPPPPPPPPSIAISTSKPYNGSQNNDEYLPPPSPVSSNYSELVRATANLNYNQERPNYPPIYQNEFPEYGASQSSTYESLYEPINPRPHSNLSSQSNSMHNYRNNLSNTSKSPLHKEEEVDALTNLLVKSITDSQDLDVFGTCVKCDGKVIGESSGCTAMGNMYHVTCFCCHRCNVNLQGKPFYAVEGQPYCETDYYETLEKCSVCDMPILDRILRATGKPYHPNCFTCVVCGKSLDGIPFTVDAMNQIHCIEDFHKKFAPRCCVCELPIMPEEGEEETVRVVALDRSFHVRCYRCEDCGLLLSSESEGRGCYPLDDHILCRNCNAHRIRLLTNVMTTDL encoded by the coding sequence ATGTCACGACTTGATAACATTGACGCCTTGGAAAAGCAATTAGCCGAATTACAAATGGCTAAAGATTTAAACACTTCCGGCAAAGTTAAAAAGGTTCCACCAGCTGTACCGCCAAAAAAGAAAGCTCAACCTCAAGTTCCGCACAGCGCTGTCGTGAGTGCTATTTGTGAGCCATCATATTCGTCGATGATCATGCCACCGACCAACAATAATACAATGTACAGCAGTAGCAATACACTCCCGAGTAATACGCGTCCTCACATTCATAAAGATTACGCAAATGTTAACCAATTAAATCTGTCAACATTCAACCATGCCTATAGACAAAACTTACCTTTGCCGTCTAAGGCTTACAATGCAACATACAGTAATATACACCCATACAGAAGCAATGACAACCTGCCTCCAGTGCCTCCGCCACCACCGCCACCTCCTCCACCGCCATCGATTGCGATCTCTACATCAAAACCCTACAATGGAAGCCAAAACAATGATGAGTATTTGCCGCCACCATCACCTGTAAGTTCTAACTACAGTGAATTAGTCAGAGCCACGGCAAACTTGAATTACAATCAGGAAAGGCCAAATTATCCGCCCATTTATCAGAACGAGTTTCCTGAATATGGAGCTTCCCAATCATCAACATATGAGTCACTTTATGAGCCTATTAACCCACGTCCTCACAGCAACTTGTCATCTCAATCTAATTCCATGCACAATTATCGTAATAACTTGTCTAACACAAGCAAGTCACCGCTTCATAAAGAAGAAGAGGTTGATGCCTTAACTAATCTTCTTGTAAAATCTATTACTGATAGTCAAGACTTAGATGTGTTTGGAACATGTGTTAAATGCGACGGTAAAGTTATAGGTGAAAGTTCCGGATGCACAGCCATGGGAAATATGTATCACGTCACATGCTTTTGTTGCCACCGTTGCAATGTGAACTTACAAGGAAAACCATTTTATGCTGTGGAAGGTCAGCCATACTGTGAAACTGATTACTATGAAACATTAGAGAAATGTTCTGTTTGCGACATGCCAATCCTAGATCGGATTTTGCGTGCTACAGGGAAGCCTTATCACCCTAATTGTTTCACTTgtgttgtgtgtggcaaaagtCTGGATGGAATACCATTCACAGTGGATGCAATGAATCAAATTCATTGTATTGAAGATTTCCATAAGAAATTTGCACCGCGTTGTTGTGTTTGTGAGTTGCCAATAATGCCAGAAGAAGGCGAAGAAGAGACTGTACGCGTGGTAGCTTTGGACCGCAGCTTTCACGTCAGATGTTACCGATGCGAGGATTGTGGGCTCCTTCTGTCCTCGGAATCAGAAGGCCGGGGATGTTATCCACTTGATGATCATATTCTTTGTCGAAACTGTAACGCGCATCGTATCCGTCTTCTTACAAATGTTATGACAACTGATCTTTAA